A section of the Cololabis saira isolate AMF1-May2022 chromosome 6, fColSai1.1, whole genome shotgun sequence genome encodes:
- the aff3 gene encoding AF4/FMR2 family member 3, producing the protein MPTALAAGNGKLSIVCFLLRCAYSQVSRSRRVSGARDTLKEMTQSWPSQQALAGDHAQRILYNSKDAKQSSAHQRQSRGDVQQRMTRHPHVAPHKSMLADDLELSSDDDDTQRAIHESASWDRHSLSAQRQHTHGRRVRHSSSDSSDSDSSGESGSASPGGGGGGFHSRSSSQSPEVDPDPPSPADPQPPCSNQEPDHPSATQWQLDEWLKRSRRKSAGADRDPPQNFPGQRPSPGAQRAPSPARSWDSRREYSPSQSPIPSPQFSYSRHGSPLPSPGYSFCPSPSPFPSTCPSPTPSPRRSPIPSPVPSVCPSPCGSPGLSRSPSPIARDPPKSPIPTLPAFTRVRHNPEGQSPNRTRPSLTGHPHRTKVRPWVAPATTTNTKIQPAHQHQHRPNVHRDQSRSKPRLPENHNYKSRHKPTCDPSAKAPADTPKARDASHLEKTHGKRSNQEPRHLFQQRSPTRTKHPGSTSGATSAGHGSHPPPSSKAATVSHAGSSSRPSPGLKHRSKSWEAPAPTPAHPNHSKSSQKQTHAKVQEVNPRGGRPTRAEERKPGRKDDGHGGRRHGKPERKEERRLAEEQLRRPWIQSSTEEEDEEEDGATELQGGKEEAVRGGKRKNDERPHGWQTAQAKERGPTDAPRRHLRDESQHRRTSRGGRSEEDRDSSGSPSPRRPFSSSSSSSSSSSSSESEYRAPVAKVSADSTSHSRANKRVRRDPAGADGTRAKAVPPRASGAAAGSDGQRGEKRKKLYTLVPFGRNEKSAPFSQRGLQNLVVQIDLCLLKRVPDSPTHPPARKTSSSSSSKDNGEAMKHAHVPDTASKDGKRKRKLESEASCRESKRSFPEADDASGHKDSSSLVTETMQNGYLQELVDSNGPASPLSPLSPLPQSPETNKPTSRTKTADQQKNRDRSRDAAVKQPKTEAESVKVSRQPQPPPPESSWGPAGHQGALPNHKTPHHAEYYLHEAKRMKHRADAMVDKLGKAVNYIDAALSFMECGKAMEEGPLEAKSPYTMYAETVELIRYAMRLKSHAGPGARQEDKQLAVLCFRCLALLYWQMFRLKKDHALKYSKVLLDYFKSSPKVPTTPPCWDDPVKTTAGPPPALSPSQRHHRRVSHTGSTGGSPVISIPHRIHQMAANHLNITNSVLYSYEYWEVADNLAKENKEFFNYLNTLSGPLTLHSSIAHAVQYTRQALQWIRISAKLN; encoded by the exons ATGCCGACCGCCCTCGCTGCTGGCAACGGGAAACTTTCCATTGTCTGCTTTCTGCTCCGATGCGCTTATTCTCAG GTATCGAGAAGCCGACGCGTCAGCGGTGCCAGAGACACTCTCAAG GAGATGACCCAGTCCTGGCCGTCGCAGCAGGCCCTGGCAGGTGACCACGCCCAGCGGATCCTCTACAACTCCAAG GATGCAAAGCAGTCATCGGCACATCAACGGCAAA GTCGCGGGGATGTGCAGCAGCGGATGACCCGTCACCCTCACGTGGCCCCCCACAAATC GATGCTCGCTGATGACCTGGAGCTGAGCAGCGACGATGACGACACTCAGAGG GCCATCCACGAGTCGGCGTCCTGGGACCGACACAG CCTGTCAGCGCAGAGGCAGCACACACATGGCAGGCGGGTGAGACATTCCAGCTCCGACTCCTCGGACTCCGACTCGTCGGGCGAGTCGGGCAGCGCCagccccgggggcggcggcggtGGGTTTCATTCCCGCAGCTCCAGCCAGAGTCCAGAGGTCGACCCGGATCCTCCGTCACCTGCTGACCCGCAGCCGCCGTGCAGCAACCAGGAG CCCGACCACCCGTCTGCCACCCAGTGGCAGCTCGATGAATGGCTGAAAAGGTCCCGGAGGAAGTCTGCAGGCGCTGACCGAGATCCGCCCCAGAACTTTCCGGGCCAACGGCCGTCTCCTGGCGCCCAGCGAGCCCCGTCGCCAGCCAGGTCATGGGACAGCCGTCGGGAGTACAGCCCCAGCCAGAGCCCCATCCCTAGCCCGCAGTTCAGCTACAGTCGCCACGGCAGCCCCCTACCCAGCCCCGGCTACAGTTTCTGCCCGAGTCCCAGCCCGTTCCCCAGCACCTGCCCGAGCCCCACTCCAAGTCCGAGGCGCAGCCCGATCCCCAGCCCGGTTCCCAGCGTATGTCCCAGCCCTTGCGGGAGCCCCGGACTCAGTCGCAGCCCGAGCCCCATAGCTAGAGATCCTCCCAAAAGCCCGATTCCTACTTTACCTGCGTTTACCCGAGTTCGTCACAACCCCGAGGGTCAGAGTCCCAACCGAACACGTCCCAGCTTGACGGGTCACCCTCACAGGACAAAAGTCAGGCCATGGGTTGCTCCGGCGACGACCACCAACACAAAGATCCAGCCGGcacatcagcatcagcaccggCCTAACGTCCACCGAGACCAAAGCCGCAGCAAGCCCAGACTTCCTGAGAACCACAATTACAAATCCAGACACAAACCGACCTGTGATCCAAGCGCCAAAGCACCTGCGGACACACCCAAAGCCAGAGACGCATCGCACCTTGAGAAAACCCACGGTAAAAGGTCCAATCAGGAGCCTCGGCATCTATTTCAACAACGTAGCCCCACAAGAACAAAGCACCCGGGGTCCACTAGTGGGGCGACCAGCGCCGGTCACGGGTCGCATCCTCCGCCTTCCTCTAAAGCTGCTACTGTTTCTCACGCTGGGTCCAGTTCTAGGCCCAGTCCTGGTCTGAAACACAGGTCCAAGTCTTGGGAGGCTCCGGCCCCGACCCCAGCACATCCCAACCACTCCAAATCTTCGCAGAAGCAAACCCACGCCAAAGTTCAGGAGGTGAACCCGAGAGGAGGGCGTCCGACCCGGGCAGAGGAGAGGAAACCCGGGAGGAAAGACGACGGGCACGGAGGGAGACGTCACGGAAAACCggagagaaaggaagaaaggaggctGGCGGAGGAGCAGCTGAGGCGTCCCTGGATCCAAAGTTCGACGGAAGAAGAGGACGAAGAGGAGGATGGTGCGACGGAGCTGCAGGGCGGGAAGGAGGAGGCGGTGAGAGGCGGGAAACGGAAGAACGACGAGCGGCCGCACGGATGGCAAACGGCTCAGGCCAAAGAGAGAGGGCCGACCGACGCGCCGCGGCGCCACCTCCGAGACGAGTCGCAGCATCGGAGGACCAGTAGAGGCGGGAGAAGTGAGGAGGACAGGGACTCGTCAGGTTCCCCGAGTCCTCGCAGACCGTTctcttcatcctcatcctcgtcctcctcttcttcaAGTTCAGAATCGGAGTACCGAGCGCCGGTCGCCAAAGTCTCGGCAGACTCCACCTCTCACAGCAGAGCCAATAAAAGGGTCAGACGGGACCCAGCTGGAGCCGACGGGACCAGAGCCAAGGCAGTGCCGCCCAGAGCGTCCGGCGCGGCGGCTGGCAGCGACGGGCAGCGAGGGGAGAAGCGGAAGAAGCTCTACACCCTGGTGCCATTCGGGCGCAACGAGAAGTCGGCTCCGTTCTCCCAGAGGGGGCTGCAGAACCTGGTGGTCCAGATAGACCTGTGTCTTCTCAAGAGGGTCCCGGACAGCCCCACGCACCCCCCCGCCAGGAAAacctcgtcctcgtcctccaGCAAGGACAACGGAGAGGCTATGAAGCACGCGCACGTCCCCGACACCGCCAGCAAAGACGGCAAAAGGAAGCGCAAG CTGGAGAGCGAGGCGTCGTGCAGGGAGAGCAAGCGGAGCTTTCCTGAGGCCGACGACGCCTCGGGCCACAAAGATTCCTCGTCACTCGTGACGGAGACGATGCAGAACGG ATACCTGCAGGAGTTGGTGGACAGCAACGGGCCGGCGTCCCCACTGTCCCCCTTGTCTCCTCTCCCCCAGAGCCCCGAGACCAACAAGCCTACCTCCAGAACCAAGACGGCCGACCAGCAGAAGAACCGAGACAGGAGCAGGGACGCCGCCGTAAAG CAGCCCAAGACGGAGGCGGAGAGCGTGAAGGTGTCGCGGCAGCCGCAACCGCCGCCGCCCGAGTCCTCCTGGGGCCCCGCTGGTCACCAGGGAGCGCTGCCGAACCACAAAAC CCCCCACCATGCTGAGTACTACTTACACGAAGCAAAGAGGATGAAGCATCGCGCCGACGCCATG GTGGACAAACTGGGCAAAGCGGTGAACTACATCGACGCGGCTCTCTCCTTCATGGAGTGTGGGAAGGCCATGGAGGAGGGACCGCTGGAGGCCAAGTCCCCGTACACCATGTACGCCGAGACGGTGGAGCTGATCAG GTACGCCATGAGGCTGAAGAGCCACGCCGGCCCCGGGGCCCGACAGGAGGACAAGCAGCTGGCCGTCCTGTG cttcaGGTGCCTTGCTCTGCTGTACTGGCAGATGTTCCGGTTGAAGAAGGACCACGCGCTGAAATACTCCAAAGTGCTGCTCGACTATTTTAAG AGTTCTCCCAAAGTGCCTACGACGCCGCCGTGTTGGGACGACCCTGTGAA gactACTGCAGGACCCCCACCCGCCCTGTCCCCCAGCCAGAGACACCACCGGCGCGTCTCCCACACCGGCAGCACCGGGGGCTCCCCCGTCATCAGCATTCCCCACCGCATCCACCAGATGGCAGCAAACCACCTGAACATCACCAACAGCGTCCTGTACAGCTACGAGTACTGGGAGGTGGCGGACAACCTGGCCAAGGAGAACAAAG